The window GAACGGCCGGAGGAGGTTCCATCCCGGCCGGCGGCCCTCATCCTGGGGGCCGGCCTGCGCGCCGACGGCTCCCCCACCGCCGTGCTGGCCGACCGGGTTCGGGCCGGGGCCGCCCTCTATCACCTCGGGAAGGTCGAGCTCCTGCTGCTCAGCGGGGACGGCCGCTCCTCCCCCTACTACAACGAGCCGGAGGCCATGCGCCGCCTGGCCTTGCGCCTGGGCGTCCCGGATGCCGCCCTCCGGCTGGACCCCGAGGGCATGCGGACCCTGGACTCATGCCGGCGGGCCCGGGAGGTCTTCGGCGTGACCCGGGCCGTGGTGGTCAGCCAGCGTTTCCACCTCGATCGCGCCCTCTGGCTGTGCGCGTCGGCCGGCATCGACGCCGTGGGGCTGGCGGCGGATCGCTCGTCCTACGGGAACCGGGCGATATGGTGGAGCTTCCGGGAGATCCCCGCCTCCCTCAGCGCCCTCATCGAGGGGCTTCGTCTGCGCCTCGATCGTATGGGTAACCGCTGATCCGCATCAATTTGTCCCAGCGGTGATGGGCCTCGACGAATCGAATGGTCCCGGACCGGGAGCGCATCACCAGGGAGTGCGTCCGCGCCCCCGTCCCGGTGTAGCGAACCCCTCGCAGGATCTCCCCATCGGTGATCCCGGTGGCCGCGAAGAAGATGTTGTCACCGCGGACCAGGTCGTCGGCGGTGAGGATGCGGTGGAGATCGTAGCCCATTTCGGCGGCGAAGCGGCGTTCCTCCTCGTTCCGCGGCCAGAGCCGGGCTTGGAGCTCCCCACCCAGGCATTTCAGGGCAGCGGCGGCGATCACCCCTTCCGGAGAGCCCCCGATCCCGATCAGGAGATCGATCCCGGAGTCCGGGAAGGCGGTCATCAGGGCGGCGGAGACATCCCCGTCGGGGATCAGCTTGATCCGCGCCCCGGCTGCTCGGACCTCCCGGATCAGATCCGCATGGCGCTCCCGGTCCAGGATCACCACGGTGAGGTCGTCGACGTCCTTCCCTTTCGCCCGAGCGATGCGCCGCAGGTTCTCAACCACCGGCGCGTCCAAGTCGATGACCTCCCGGGCCTCGGGCCCCACGGCCAGCTTGTGCATGTAGACGATGCGGCCCGGGCTGAACATCGTTCCCCGCTCCGAGAGGACGATCACCGCCAGGGCCCCGGGCCGTCCCAGCGCCAACAGCCGGGTTCCATCGATGGGATCGACGGCGACGTCGAC is drawn from Thermoflexus hugenholtzii and contains these coding sequences:
- a CDS encoding vancomycin high temperature exclusion protein — encoded protein: MRWGYVGVLIALIAATPVAARFFLGLYSRHRIYERPEEVPSRPAALILGAGLRADGSPTAVLADRVRAGAALYHLGKVELLLLSGDGRSSPYYNEPEAMRRLALRLGVPDAALRLDPEGMRTLDSCRRAREVFGVTRAVVVSQRFHLDRALWLCASAGIDAVGLAADRSSYGNRAIWWSFREIPASLSALIEGLRLRLDRMGNR
- the glpX gene encoding class II fructose-bisphosphatase, encoding MAQEPDRNLALELVRVTEAAALAAGRWMGRGDREAADRAAVEAMRLMLRSIDMDGVVVIGEGEKDEAPMLYNGERIGNGRPPQVDVAVDPIDGTRLLALGRPGALAVIVLSERGTMFSPGRIVYMHKLAVGPEAREVIDLDAPVVENLRRIARAKGKDVDDLTVVILDRERHADLIREVRAAGARIKLIPDGDVSAALMTAFPDSGIDLLIGIGGSPEGVIAAAALKCLGGELQARLWPRNEEERRFAAEMGYDLHRILTADDLVRGDNIFFAATGITDGEILRGVRYTGTGARTHSLVMRSRSGTIRFVEAHHRWDKLMRISGYPYDRGADEAPR